The Zonotrichia albicollis isolate bZonAlb1 chromosome 6, bZonAlb1.hap1, whole genome shotgun sequence genome window below encodes:
- the LIN7C gene encoding protein lin-7 homolog C, producing MAALGEPVRLERDICRAIELLEKLQRSGEVPPQKLQALQRVLQSEFCNAVREVYEHVYETVDISSSPEVRANATAKATVAAFAASEGHSHPRVVELPKTEEGLGFNIMGGKEQNSPIYISRIIPGGIADRHGGLKRGDQLLSVNGVSVEGEHHEKAVELLKAAQGKVKLVVRYTPKVLEEMESRFEKMRSAKRRQQN from the exons aCATCTGCAGAGCAATTGAATTGCTGGAAAAGTTACAGAGAAGTGGAGAAGTGCCACCACAAAAGCTACAGGCATTGCAAAGGGTTCTGCAGAGTGAATTCTGTAATGCTGTAAGAGAG GTGTATGAACATGTGTATGAAACTGTGGATATCAGCAGTAGCCCCGAAGTCAGAGCTAATGCAACAGCAAAG GCCACAGTAGCTGCATTTGCTGCTAGTGAAGGTCATTCCCATCCCAGAGTGGTTGAACTACCCAAAACAGAAGAAGGCCTTGGCTTCAACATTATGGGAGGCAAAGAACAAAACTCTCCAATTTATATCTCTCGCATTATCCCTGGAGGCATAGCTGACAGACATGGAGGCCTGAAACGTGGAGACCAGCTGCTGTCTGTCAACGGAGTG AGCGTGGAAGGGGAGCACCATGAGAAGGCAGTGGAATTGCTGAAGGCAGCTCAAGGCAAGGTGAAGTTGGTTGTGCGATACACACCAAAAGTCCTGGAAGAAATGGAGTCGAGGTTTGAAAAGATGAGATCAGCAAAACGAAGGCAGCAGAATTAA